A segment of the Phycisphaerae bacterium RAS1 genome:
ACGATTGGCAGCGTGTTTCGGCGTCGCGCGGCATCCAACGCCGGGCCGCTATGATACACGCGGAAGCTCACTCGGTTGGATCATGATCGGAACCGGCCCGCAACTCGATCTCGGCGGCTGCACCGCAACGCTGCTTCACGGCGGCAAGCTGCGCCTGGACGGCGGAGCGATGTTCGGGATCATCCCCAAGGCGCTCTGGTCGCGGGGCACGCCCTGCGACGAGCAGAACCGCATCCAACTCGCGTGCAACTGCCTACTGATCGAATGGCCCGGCTCAGCCCGGCGCGTCATCATCGAAACCGGCCACGGCGCCAAGTACACGCCCAAAGACCAGGGGCTGTTTGCCATCGATCCATCCACGTGGCTGGCCACGTCGCTGCACGAGGCCGGCATCGACCAACACAGCATCACGGATGTCATCCTCACCCATCTTCATTTCGATCACGCCGGCGGGCTGACGTGCGGCGCTGGCGGACCGGACGAGACCCGCGTGCGGCCGACCTTCGCAAACGCCCGCGTTCACGTGCAGCGGCTGGAGTTCACCGACGCCCGCAGCAACTTCGGCATCATGACCATGACCTATCGCGAGGAAAACTACAGCCCTGTCGACGCCGCCGGCGCGTGGCGGCTCCTCGACGGGGACCAGGAGGTCCTGCCGGGAATCCGCGCCCTGTGCACGCCCGGCCACACGCGCGGACATCAGTCGCTTCTGGTCAGCGGCCGGCAGCGCAGCCTGCTCTTTCTGGGGGACGTCCTGCCGACGGCTCAGCACGTCGGCGCGCCGTACAACATGGCGTACGACGTGTTGCCGCTC
Coding sequences within it:
- the ytnP gene encoding putative quorum-quenching lactonase YtnP, whose amino-acid sequence is MIGTGPQLDLGGCTATLLHGGKLRLDGGAMFGIIPKALWSRGTPCDEQNRIQLACNCLLIEWPGSARRVIIETGHGAKYTPKDQGLFAIDPSTWLATSLHEAGIDQHSITDVILTHLHFDHAGGLTCGAGGPDETRVRPTFANARVHVQRLEFTDARSNFGIMTMTYREENYSPVDAAGAWRLLDGDQEVLPGIRALCTPGHTRGHQSLLVSGRQRSLLFLGDVLPTAQHVGAPYNMAYDVLPLENRATKQRMLRRAAEQDWLIVLDHEPQQPLVRAAAEGRWFRLIPA